In Caldisericia bacterium, one DNA window encodes the following:
- a CDS encoding PAS domain S-box protein: MKKRWRKRFKEREEHFRLLAEITPSAIFIHDGERYLYVNPPMEHITGYSKEELLSMKLWEIIHPDYREMVKDFARRRLLGEDVPSKYETKILTKDGRERWANIYARKVSYNEKSIVLGLAFDITDLKRAEEALRESEEKFRVIFENAGVGITLVDREGRLIDCNSHFRNFVGYTKEELIGKHWRIYTHPEDVERNLDIFEKMIKEKKVFVFEKRFKRKDGRILWGRVTSLLSLIQMEDSFFK, translated from the coding sequence ATGAAGAAGAGATGGAGGAAAAGATTTAAAGAGAGAGAAGAGCATTTCCGTCTCCTTGCAGAGATAACGCCATCTGCAATATTTATTCATGACGGAGAGAGGTACCTATATGTTAATCCCCCTATGGAACATATTACAGGGTATTCAAAGGAAGAACTCCTCAGTATGAAGCTATGGGAGATTATTCATCCAGATTATAGAGAAATGGTAAAGGATTTTGCAAGAAGAAGACTTCTGGGGGAGGATGTTCCATCAAAGTATGAGACAAAGATTCTTACAAAAGATGGTAGAGAGAGGTGGGCGAACATCTATGCAAGAAAGGTATCTTACAATGAAAAATCTATTGTTTTAGGATTAGCCTTTGATATAACAGACCTTAAGAGGGCAGAGGAAGCTCTTAGAGAAAGTGAGGAAAAGTTTAGGGTGATATTTGAGAATGCTGGAGTGGGCATAACCCTTGTTGATAGAGAAGGAAGATTGATAGACTGCAATTCCCACTTCAGAAACTTTGTTGGATACACAAAAGAAGAACTTATAGGTAAACACTGGCGTATCTATACTCATCCAGAGGATGTTGAGAGAAATCTTGATATTTTTGAGAAAATGATAAAGGAAAAGAAGGTTTTTGTGTTTGAAAAAAGGTTTAAGAGGAAAGATGGAAGAATCCTTTGGGGAAGAGTTACATCTCTCCTGTCTTTGATTCAAATGGAAGATTCCTTTTTCAAATAG